The proteins below are encoded in one region of Bacillus vallismortis:
- a CDS encoding DUF5392 family protein, with protein MNFYRVEQMPGFIKTEMQKIQKAVQPFMKKTVIYRFLAIPLAAFSLFHLAAYLFHASADRESLVSIGIFALLAALGLAFFKEAGYQRKQVQKTVHIYMLNRIKKSDILSEERKNSYTRQIKEEPFAMRSFVEFLTEEDRRKKMY; from the coding sequence ATGAACTTTTACAGAGTCGAACAAATGCCGGGGTTCATTAAAACAGAAATGCAAAAAATTCAAAAGGCTGTACAGCCCTTCATGAAGAAAACCGTCATTTACCGTTTTCTTGCGATTCCGCTTGCTGCATTCTCTCTCTTTCATTTGGCCGCTTATTTATTTCACGCTTCAGCTGACAGGGAGTCCCTGGTCAGCATAGGAATATTCGCCCTTCTGGCGGCGCTTGGATTGGCATTTTTCAAAGAAGCAGGCTACCAGCGCAAACAAGTCCAAAAAACGGTACACATCTACATGCTGAACAGGATCAAAAAGAGCGACATCCTTTCAGAAGAGCGAAAAAACTCTTATACCCGACAGATTAAGGAAGAACCGTTTGCGATGCGCAGTTTTGTGGAATTTCTGACAGAAGAAGACAGACGTAAAAAAATGTATTAA
- a CDS encoding NAD(P)-dependent oxidoreductase has translation MKIGIIGASGKAGNEILKEAKTRGHEVTAIVRNASKVQEQGIAILEKDVFELTAEDIKPFDAVVNAFGAAPGEEHLHVEAGRALISILKDAKNTRLLVVGGAGSLFVDEAKTTRLMDTSEFPKEYVPTASNQGENLKDLQQTDSISWTFLSPAAFFDPAGKRTGTYQKGKDNVIVNEKGDSYISYADYAIAVLDELEQPAHLNERFTVVSEAE, from the coding sequence ATGAAAATTGGAATTATCGGTGCAAGCGGAAAAGCAGGGAACGAGATTTTGAAAGAAGCGAAAACAAGAGGCCATGAAGTGACTGCCATCGTCCGAAACGCTTCAAAAGTGCAGGAACAGGGCATAGCGATTTTGGAGAAAGATGTGTTTGAACTGACTGCAGAAGATATCAAGCCTTTCGATGCGGTCGTCAACGCTTTTGGAGCAGCGCCTGGTGAGGAGCATCTTCATGTGGAGGCAGGCAGAGCGCTAATCAGCATCTTAAAAGATGCGAAAAACACAAGATTGCTTGTCGTCGGCGGAGCAGGAAGCCTGTTTGTTGATGAAGCCAAAACAACACGTTTAATGGATACATCGGAATTCCCGAAAGAATATGTGCCGACTGCATCAAATCAAGGGGAGAACCTGAAAGATTTGCAGCAGACAGACTCCATTTCCTGGACGTTCCTCAGTCCAGCGGCATTTTTTGATCCAGCAGGAAAACGGACGGGTACTTACCAAAAAGGAAAAGACAATGTCATCGTAAACGAAAAAGGCGACAGCTATATCAGTTATGCAGATTACGCCATTGCCGTATTGGATGAGCTTGAACAACCTGCACACTTAAATGAGCGCTTCACAGTGGTAAGCGAAGCGGAATAA
- the pseI gene encoding pseudaminic acid synthase — protein MNEIMLEGRKIGPNHPPFIIAEMSGNHNQSLERAFHIIEEASKAGAHALKIQTYTADTMTLNMNTKDFKIEDENSLWSGRTLYTLYEQAYTPWEWHKPIFDKCRELGMIPLSTPFDESSVDFLEDLGVPIYKIASFENTDIPLIKKVAATGKPMIISTGMATVAEIDESLRAAKEAGCKELILLKCTSTYPASPENTNISTIPHMKQLFNCQVGLSDHTMGTGVAVASVALGATVIEKHFTLSRADGGVDSAFSLEPLELKELVVETKRAWQALGRITYGPTSEEKASLKFRRSIYVKKDIKAGDMFTKDNIQVVRPGYGLEPKYYEVVIGRTAKKHIAAGTPLRWDSL, from the coding sequence ATGAACGAAATCATGTTGGAAGGAAGAAAAATCGGGCCGAATCATCCCCCGTTTATTATTGCTGAAATGTCCGGGAACCATAATCAATCATTAGAACGTGCTTTTCACATTATAGAGGAAGCTTCTAAAGCAGGTGCACACGCACTGAAAATACAAACATATACCGCTGACACGATGACATTAAATATGAATACGAAAGATTTTAAAATCGAGGATGAAAATAGCCTCTGGTCCGGCAGAACGCTCTATACATTATATGAGCAAGCGTACACCCCCTGGGAATGGCATAAACCAATCTTCGATAAATGCCGGGAACTTGGAATGATCCCTTTGAGTACGCCATTCGATGAATCGTCTGTCGACTTTCTGGAGGACTTGGGGGTTCCTATTTATAAAATAGCTTCATTTGAAAATACCGATATCCCTCTTATCAAAAAGGTCGCTGCTACTGGTAAACCTATGATCATTTCTACCGGAATGGCTACAGTAGCGGAAATTGATGAATCCTTGAGGGCCGCCAAAGAAGCCGGCTGTAAAGAACTCATACTGCTGAAATGCACGAGCACCTACCCGGCATCACCGGAAAATACCAATATCTCCACGATTCCTCATATGAAACAATTATTCAACTGCCAAGTTGGCTTATCAGATCACACAATGGGAACAGGAGTTGCTGTGGCTAGTGTCGCCTTGGGCGCAACTGTGATTGAGAAACATTTTACTTTATCAAGAGCCGATGGCGGCGTAGATTCTGCCTTTTCGCTGGAACCCCTCGAATTGAAGGAGCTTGTCGTTGAAACGAAAAGAGCGTGGCAAGCATTAGGACGGATCACGTACGGACCCACTTCCGAGGAAAAAGCTTCGCTTAAATTCCGCCGTTCTATTTATGTAAAAAAAGATATAAAAGCCGGAGACATGTTCACCAAAGACAATATTCAAGTTGTGCGACCCGGTTATGGCTTGGAGCCAAAATACTATGAGGTCGTGATTGGCAGAACAGCCAAGAAACATATTGCAGCAGGGACACCGCTGAGATGGGATTCTCTATAG
- the cls gene encoding cardiolipin synthase, giving the protein MSISSILLSLFFILNILLAIIVIFKERRDASASWAWLLVLFFIPVLGFILYLLFGHNLRRKQLFQWEDRKKIGIEKLLKHQLEDLETRQFQFNNRATFDNKDLIYMLIMNNHAVFTEDNSVDVITDGRDKFQRLLHDISKAKDHIHLQYYIYKGDELGKKLRDALIQKAKEGVQVRVLYDELGSRTLRKKFFKELREAGGHVEVFFPSKLRPINLRLNYRNHRKLVIIDGMTGYVGGFNVGDEYLGLNPKFGYWRDTHIRLQGTAVHAIQTRFILDWNQASHRHTLTYIPNHFPDYGPKGNVGMQIVTSGPDSEWEQIKNGYIKMISNAKRSILIQTPYFIPDASLLDALRIACLSGVDVNIMIPNKPDHAFVYWATLSNIGDLLKAGATVYIYDNGFIHAKTIVVDDEIASVGTANIDVRSFRLNFEVNAFIYDITIAKKLVSTFKEDLLVSRKYTYEEYLQRPLWIRIKESISRLLSPIL; this is encoded by the coding sequence GTGAGTATTTCTTCCATCCTTTTATCACTTTTTTTCATTTTGAATATTCTTTTGGCCATCATTGTCATTTTCAAAGAACGGCGCGATGCCAGCGCATCTTGGGCGTGGCTGCTTGTTCTTTTCTTTATTCCCGTTTTAGGCTTTATTTTATACTTATTATTCGGCCATAACCTCAGACGCAAACAATTGTTTCAATGGGAGGACCGGAAAAAGATCGGTATCGAAAAGCTGCTGAAGCATCAGCTAGAAGATTTAGAAACCAGGCAATTTCAGTTCAACAACCGGGCAACCTTTGATAACAAAGATTTAATTTATATGCTTATTATGAATAATCACGCTGTGTTCACCGAGGATAATTCAGTTGACGTGATCACAGACGGACGGGATAAGTTTCAGCGGCTGCTGCATGACATTTCAAAGGCTAAGGATCATATCCACTTACAATATTATATTTATAAAGGTGATGAATTAGGCAAAAAATTACGGGATGCTCTCATCCAAAAAGCGAAAGAAGGCGTTCAAGTCCGGGTGCTTTATGATGAGCTTGGATCCAGAACACTGAGAAAAAAGTTTTTTAAAGAGCTACGTGAGGCCGGCGGGCATGTGGAGGTCTTTTTCCCTTCAAAGCTCAGGCCGATTAACTTGCGGCTGAATTATCGGAACCACCGAAAGCTTGTCATCATAGACGGGATGACCGGTTATGTCGGAGGATTTAATGTCGGAGATGAGTACCTCGGTCTTAATCCGAAATTCGGTTATTGGCGGGATACGCATATCCGGCTGCAGGGGACGGCCGTACATGCCATCCAGACACGTTTCATCCTAGACTGGAACCAAGCTTCCCACCGCCATACCCTGACATATATTCCGAATCACTTTCCTGATTACGGCCCAAAAGGCAATGTCGGGATGCAGATTGTCACGAGCGGTCCGGATTCCGAATGGGAACAAATTAAAAATGGCTACATTAAAATGATTTCGAATGCCAAGCGTTCTATTTTGATTCAGACGCCTTATTTTATTCCTGACGCAAGCCTGCTGGATGCTTTAAGGATCGCATGCCTGTCTGGTGTTGACGTCAATATTATGATCCCGAACAAACCTGATCATGCCTTTGTATACTGGGCGACACTTTCGAACATCGGCGATCTGCTGAAAGCCGGAGCCACTGTCTATATTTACGATAATGGCTTTATTCACGCCAAAACCATCGTGGTGGATGACGAAATCGCATCAGTCGGCACAGCGAACATCGATGTCCGAAGCTTCAGGCTGAATTTTGAAGTGAATGCGTTTATTTACGATATCACCATTGCGAAAAAACTGGTTTCTACATTTAAAGAGGATTTGCTCGTATCCAGAAAATACACCTATGAGGAATACCTGCAGCGCCCCTTATGGATTCGAATAAAGGAGTCCATCTCGCGGCTGTTGTCACCGATTTTATAA
- a CDS encoding Rrf2 family transcriptional regulator encodes MINSRLAVAIHILSLISMDEKESSETIAGSVNTNPVVVRRMISMLKKADILTSRAGVPGASLKKDPADISLLEVYRAVQKQDELFAVHENPNPNCPVGRKIQNALDETFESVQKAMENELASKSLKDVMNHLF; translated from the coding sequence ATGATTAACAGCCGTCTTGCTGTTGCCATTCATATTTTATCCCTCATTTCGATGGATGAAAAAGAGTCTTCAGAAACCATCGCTGGCAGCGTCAACACCAATCCGGTTGTCGTGCGAAGAATGATCAGCATGCTGAAAAAAGCGGATATTCTCACATCCCGCGCCGGGGTTCCGGGTGCAAGCCTCAAAAAAGATCCGGCTGATATTTCTCTTTTAGAAGTATATCGAGCTGTCCAAAAGCAAGATGAACTCTTTGCGGTTCATGAAAACCCGAATCCAAACTGTCCGGTAGGGAGAAAAATTCAGAACGCACTGGATGAAACATTTGAAAGTGTGCAAAAAGCGATGGAAAATGAACTGGCAAGCAAGTCATTAAAAGACGTTATGAATCATCTCTTTTAA
- a CDS encoding DUF5362 family protein: MNPETMNKTLVSISKWGKATGILFIIMGALTALSGAFFFLIGAVPGVLQIIAGIFLMRSAKEAGQMAEHNSEQSEDLMLENYAKFVKMQGIYLIVSIAVSVLAIIAFFIFLMLGIADGIFSDYDTYNTY; encoded by the coding sequence ATGAATCCTGAAACAATGAACAAAACCCTCGTCAGCATTTCAAAATGGGGGAAAGCAACAGGCATCTTATTTATTATTATGGGCGCTCTTACCGCGCTTTCAGGCGCGTTTTTCTTTCTAATTGGTGCTGTGCCGGGCGTCCTGCAAATCATTGCCGGAATCTTTTTGATGCGATCAGCGAAAGAAGCAGGCCAAATGGCTGAGCACAACAGCGAACAGTCTGAAGACTTAATGCTGGAGAATTACGCGAAGTTTGTGAAGATGCAAGGGATTTATCTAATCGTGAGCATTGCTGTATCGGTTCTTGCGATTATCGCCTTTTTCATCTTTTTAATGCTAGGAATTGCTGACGGCATTTTCAGCGACTATGATACGTACAACACTTATTAA
- a CDS encoding MerR family transcriptional regulator has protein sequence MKYQVKQVADIAGVSIRTLHHYDDIQLLNPSAITDAGYRLYSDADLERLQQILFFKEIGFRLDEIKELLDHPNFDRKEALQSQKDILIKKKQRMEEMIQTIDRTLQSMKERKQMSKRDLFAGLSMKDIEEHQQTYAGEVRKLYGREMAEETEKRTSAYSADDWRMIMAEFDSIYRRIAARMEHGPGDAEVQVAVGAFRDHICHYHYDCTLDIFRGLGDLYITDERFTDSINQYGEGLAAFLREAMMIYCDHQENPRP, from the coding sequence ATGAAATACCAAGTCAAACAAGTGGCGGACATAGCGGGCGTCAGCATTCGGACCCTTCATCACTATGACGATATTCAGCTTTTGAATCCTTCAGCGATTACTGACGCGGGGTATCGTTTGTACAGTGATGCAGATTTGGAAAGACTGCAGCAGATTTTATTTTTCAAGGAAATTGGGTTTCGTTTGGATGAAATTAAAGAGCTGCTGGATCATCCGAATTTTGACCGGAAAGAGGCGCTTCAGTCGCAAAAGGATATTTTAATAAAGAAAAAACAAAGAATGGAAGAGATGATTCAAACGATTGACAGAACGCTTCAGTCCATGAAGGAGAGAAAACAAATGAGTAAGCGGGATTTATTCGCCGGATTAAGCATGAAAGACATTGAAGAGCACCAGCAGACATATGCCGGTGAAGTCAGAAAGCTGTATGGAAGGGAAATGGCAGAAGAAACAGAGAAAAGGACATCTGCATATTCGGCGGACGATTGGCGGATGATCATGGCAGAATTTGATTCAATTTACAGACGGATCGCGGCGCGAATGGAGCACGGACCCGGTGATGCAGAGGTTCAGGTTGCTGTGGGGGCGTTTCGCGACCATATTTGTCACTATCATTACGACTGCACACTCGACATTTTCAGAGGGCTTGGGGACCTGTATATCACTGACGAACGATTTACCGATTCAATCAATCAATATGGAGAAGGCCTTGCCGCTTTTTTGCGGGAAGCGATGATGATCTACTGTGACCATCAGGAAAACCCCCGTCCGTAA